In the Drosophila takahashii strain IR98-3 E-12201 chromosome 3R, DtakHiC1v2, whole genome shotgun sequence genome, one interval contains:
- the TBC1D5 gene encoding TBC1 domain family member 5 has translation MTVWGIEAITLNGSAAKEKGEIRVIPEAGAMNSVERYRQEWQLLLENLDAEPESLRHAAFAGDLKMSKFRSIHWALLLRVLTSEHRSWVSQRLQQRVRYDKFRSDYVRNPHQLAVDCNDDPLSQSTQSVWNQYFSDQELFAVIRQDVVRTFPGVDFFRKPLVQNAMVNILFYYAREHPYMCYRQGMHEILAPIIFVVYSDHQSLLHFSELAKTDINPTLLDVLDPAYLEADTYSLFSRLMASVESYYRVSNLVSTPGGHIEQRAESPGDNETPTEAEVIGQLNFIRDKILAKQDQHLHHYLQKMEIPLHIFGIRWLRLLFGREFMLLDLLLLWDAIFADSDRFDLPNYILVAMLVHIRDKLLLSDYTTSLTYLMRYPGNVDVHLVLRHALFMLNPKQFDYPPNAFTCVSFANSSAGKEVPPPAGQRPRTSSETSSGTNSGSQIDRQITFMQERNAANSSALAKLHDTHRVAMDGYLENSPELLRLELKNAQTVIKIARSKLQNYLGTVRHHVGKQANGNEELSRTLDGIEELCSFLDVKFMFPLHARSAPIDQALEANEQKQLNTIAIPPKATPSATPATAPVAPPAAGGYQLPENAFMHSSMRRLLGELREIELSTITSDEKPGNAVLQNGLPAAEPQQRHQNELS, from the exons ATGACCGTTTGGGGCATAGAGGCCATCACACTGAACGGATCGGCGGCAAAGGAGAAGGGTGAAATTCGGGTGATTCCGGAGGCGGGAGCCATGAACTCCGTGGAGCGCTACCGGCAGGAgtggcagctgctgctggagaATCTCGATGCGGAGCCGGAGAGCCTGCGGCACGCGGCCTTCGCCGGCGACCTCAAGATGTCCAAGTTCCGGAGCATTCACTGGGCCCTCCTGCTGCGCGTCCTCACCTCGGAGCACCGCAGCTGGGTCAGCCAGCGCCTCCAGCAGCGTGTGAGGTACGACAAGTTCCGGTCGGACTACGTACGCAATCCCCATCAACTGGCGGTGGATTGCAACGATGATCCGCTGTCGCAGTCCACGCAAAGCGTCTGGAATCAGTACTTCAGCGACCAGGAGCTGTTCGCCGTCATCCGGCAGGATGTGGTGCGCACCTTCCCGGGCGTCGACTTCTTCCGCAAGCCACTCGTGCAGAACGCCATGGTCAACATACTGTTCTACTACGCCCGCGAGCATCCGTACATGTGCTATCGCCAGGGAATGCACGAGATCCTGGCTCCCATCATCTTTGTGGTCTACAGCGATCACCAGTCGCTGCTGCACTTCAGCGAGCTGGCCAAGACGGACATCAATCCCACGCTGCTGGACGTGCTGGATCCCGCCTATCTGGAGGCGGATACCTA CTCTTTGTTCTCCCGACTCATGGCCTCCGTGGAGTCATACTATCGCGTGTCGAATCTGGTCTCCACACCCGGTGGCCACATCGAGCAGCGGGCCGAG AGCCCCGGGGACAATGAGACGCCGACGGAGGCGGAGGTTATCGGCCAGCTGAACTTCATACGGGACAAAATACTCGCCAAGCAGGACCAGCACTTGCATCACTATCTACAGAAGATGGAAATCCCGCTGCACATATTCGGCAT TCGATGGCTAAGGCTTCTCTTTGGAAGGGAGTTCATGCTACTGGACCTTTTGCTGCTGTGGGATGCCATCTTCGCGGACAGCGATCGCTTCGACCTGCCCAACTACATTCTGGTGGCTATGCTGGTCCACATCCGTGATAAGC TGCTACTTAGCGACTATACCACATCGTTGACCTATCTGATGCGCTATCCGGGCAATGTGGACGTTCATCTGGTGCTGCGACATGCCCTATTCATGCTCAATCCCAAGCAGTTTGACTATCCCCCGAATGCCTTCACCTGTGTGTCCTTCGCAAACAGCTCTGCGGGCAAGGAAGTGCCTCCTCCCGCGGGTCAACGCCCGCGCACCTCCTCGGAAACCTCATCGGGGACGAATAGTGGCAGCCAAATCGATCGGCAGATCACTTTCATGCAGGAGCGTAATGCAGCGAATTCCTCGGCTTTGGCCAAACTGCACGATACTCACCGCGTGGCCATGGATGGATATTTGGAGAAC AGTCCTGAACTACTCCGATTGGAGCTGAAGAATGCGCAAACAGTAATTAAGATAGCGCGCAGCAAGCTGCAGAACTACCTGGGCACAGTGCGTCATCATGTGGGAAAGCAGGCGAATGGCAACGAGGAGCTCAGCCGGACTCTGGACGGGATCGAGGAACTTTGCAGCTTCCTGGACGTAAAGTTCATGTTTCCGCTGCACGCGCGATCGGCGCCCATCGACCAAGCTCTGGAGGCCAACGAGCAGAAACAGCTGAACACGATTGCGATACCGCCAAAGGCAACGCCCTCTGCTACTCCCGCGACTGCACCTGTTGCGCCACCTGCAGCTGGGGGCTATCAGTTGCCCGAGAACGCCTTCATGCACAGCTCCATGCGGCGCCTCCTCGGCGAACTGCGCGAGATCGAGCTGTCTACGATAACGAGCGACGAGAAGCCCGGAAATGCGGTGCTACAAAACGGATTGCCAGCTGCGGAGCCCCAACAGAGGCACCAAAACGAATTGAGCTGA